In Pithys albifrons albifrons isolate INPA30051 chromosome 16, PitAlb_v1, whole genome shotgun sequence, a genomic segment contains:
- the MRM2 gene encoding rRNA methyltransferase 2, mitochondrial isoform X1, protein MAGPGAAGGSCWPLVSRCLHTTVRFLKKTGMEHQWLERHLRDPFVKASKQQNYRCRSAFKLLEIDDKLHILRPGLSVLDCGAAPGAWSQVAVERVNALGTDPSAPSGFVLGVDLLRISPLEGAVFLTDTDIADPSTLRTIQSLLPAGKVDVILSDMAPNATGIKELDHQKVINLCLALLNLSQSILKPKGTMLCKFWDGSEARRLQNRLKEQFQDVRTIKPQASRKESAESYYLARLYKGK, encoded by the exons CTGTTGGCCTTTGGTGAGCAGATGTCTGCACACCACGGTCAGGTTtctgaagaaaactggaatgGAGCACCAGTGGTTGGAGCGGCACTTGAGGGATCCCTTTGTCAAGGCGTCGAAGCAGCAGAATTATCGTTGCAGAAGTGCCTTCAAATTACTGGAGATTGATGACAAGCTTCATATTCTTCGGCCAGGACTTTCTGTTCTTGACTGtggagcagcccctggtgcTTGGAGCCAGGTTGCTGTAGAGAGGGTCAATGCCCTGGGTACTG ATCCTTCTGCCCCCAGTGGCTTTGTCCTTGGCGTTGACCTCCTGCGGATTTCTCCTCTGGAAGGAGCAGTTTTCCTGACAGACACTGACATTGCAGACCCCAGCACGCTGAGGACAATCCAGAGCCTCCTTCCTGCGGGGAAGGTGGATGTTATCCTGAGTGACATGGCACCGAACGCGACAGGCATCAAGGAACTGGATCACCAGAAGGTCATCAATCTGTGTTTAGCCCTTCTGAATCTGTCCCAGAGCATTTTAAAGCCAAAAGGGACCATGCTCTGTAAATTCTGGGATGGATCTGAGGCCCGTCGTCTGCAAAACAGACTGAAGGAGCAGTTCCAAGATGTGAGAACTATAAAACCTCAGGCCAGCCGGAAGGAGTCTGCAGAATCTTATTACTTGGCAAGGCTGTACAAAGGGAAATGA
- the MRM2 gene encoding rRNA methyltransferase 2, mitochondrial isoform X2: MEHQWLERHLRDPFVKASKQQNYRCRSAFKLLEIDDKLHILRPGLSVLDCGAAPGAWSQVAVERVNALGTDPSAPSGFVLGVDLLRISPLEGAVFLTDTDIADPSTLRTIQSLLPAGKVDVILSDMAPNATGIKELDHQKVINLCLALLNLSQSILKPKGTMLCKFWDGSEARRLQNRLKEQFQDVRTIKPQASRKESAESYYLARLYKGK, translated from the exons atgGAGCACCAGTGGTTGGAGCGGCACTTGAGGGATCCCTTTGTCAAGGCGTCGAAGCAGCAGAATTATCGTTGCAGAAGTGCCTTCAAATTACTGGAGATTGATGACAAGCTTCATATTCTTCGGCCAGGACTTTCTGTTCTTGACTGtggagcagcccctggtgcTTGGAGCCAGGTTGCTGTAGAGAGGGTCAATGCCCTGGGTACTG ATCCTTCTGCCCCCAGTGGCTTTGTCCTTGGCGTTGACCTCCTGCGGATTTCTCCTCTGGAAGGAGCAGTTTTCCTGACAGACACTGACATTGCAGACCCCAGCACGCTGAGGACAATCCAGAGCCTCCTTCCTGCGGGGAAGGTGGATGTTATCCTGAGTGACATGGCACCGAACGCGACAGGCATCAAGGAACTGGATCACCAGAAGGTCATCAATCTGTGTTTAGCCCTTCTGAATCTGTCCCAGAGCATTTTAAAGCCAAAAGGGACCATGCTCTGTAAATTCTGGGATGGATCTGAGGCCCGTCGTCTGCAAAACAGACTGAAGGAGCAGTTCCAAGATGTGAGAACTATAAAACCTCAGGCCAGCCGGAAGGAGTCTGCAGAATCTTATTACTTGGCAAGGCTGTACAAAGGGAAATGA